The genomic window GATATCAGTGTTATATCTGCGGCAGATATCGACCTTTCCAGCGAAGAGGTTGGGCTTGCGGGTTCTCCTACCAGAGTTGTAAAAATCGAACATCCAAAGATTACGCGACATACGGAATTTTATTGTGGCAAGGATATAGAACACGGTATTGAGCATGTCATGAAAGTTCTTAAGGAATTGGCCATACTTTAGGAGTGGTATCATGTTGAGAGATAAAAGTTGCGTCGACGGTATTCTTGTTTGTGGTGAAATTCGTCAAAATAAGATCCATTCTGTTACCAAAGAATTGCTTGGAAAAGCGCGTGAAATTGCTGGTAAAATGGCGACCAGGGTAACGTGTCTTCTGATATGCGGACAGTTGGACGATATGCCGGAAGAGCTGTTCTGTTTCGGCGCGGAACGCGTTATTGTGGCTTCGCATGATAAATTAGAATATTTTAATCAGGAGATTACCGCGAAGATTTTATCTTATGTTGTTGAAAAGTACCTACCTGAGGTAATCCTTGCTCCTGCTACAACCTCAGGACGAACATATCTTCCATCTGTCGCTGCTATGCTGCATACTGGACTGACTGCGGATTGTACCAGTCTTGATATAGAGGATGGAAGTGGTCTGCTGCTGCAAACCAGGCCGGCAATAGGCGGAAATGTGATGGCTACAATAAAGACACCCAATCATGTGCCTCAAATGGCGACCGTTCGGCCTAAAACTTTTCGTATGCCTGAAAAACATGTGGATGGTAATGGTGAAATTATTTTTCTTGATATCCCGCCATCCTTACTGGAGAGTCGTATAGAAGTTATTGGTAAGGAATATGCCTCTGAAACGGTGTCCAACGTGCAGGATAAAGATGTGATTGTCTCTGGTGGTAAGGGGCTCAGGAAAGCGGAAAATTTTAATATGCTGCACGAACTTGCGGAGCTTCTTGGTGGAGGAGTAGGGGCTTCTCGGCCTACGGTTGAAGCAAAATGGATAGGATATCCCCATCAAATAGGACTTTCAGGCAGGGTGGTGTCTCCCAAATGTTATTTTGCTATAGGCATATCAGGTGCCATACAGCATCTTGCCGGAATGCAGACGGCACAGAAGATTATTGCTATCAATAAAGATCCAGAAGCGCCTATTTTTCAAATAGCGGATGTTGCTCTATGTGGAGATTTCAAAGATATCGTCCCTGTATT from Cloacibacillus sp. includes these protein-coding regions:
- a CDS encoding electron transfer flavoprotein subunit alpha/FixB family protein, with amino-acid sequence MRDKSCVDGILVCGEIRQNKIHSVTKELLGKAREIAGKMATRVTCLLICGQLDDMPEELFCFGAERVIVASHDKLEYFNQEITAKILSYVVEKYLPEVILAPATTSGRTYLPSVAAMLHTGLTADCTSLDIEDGSGLLLQTRPAIGGNVMATIKTPNHVPQMATVRPKTFRMPEKHVDGNGEIIFLDIPPSLLESRIEVIGKEYASETVSNVQDKDVIVSGGKGLRKAENFNMLHELAELLGGGVGASRPTVEAKWIGYPHQIGLSGRVVSPKCYFAIGISGAIQHLAGMQTAQKIIAINKDPEAPIFQIADVALCGDFKDIVPVLINRIRREVI